A window of Limosilactobacillus reuteri genomic DNA:
ATGGGGCGGACTGGTAAATGGTGGTCGATCCAGCATTTTGGGATTGAGCCAGATTTAATGTCTGTTGGTAAGTCGTTAGCTTCGGGAATGCCGCTTAGTGCAATGATTGGTCGTAAGGAGATTCTGGAATCATTAGGTGCGCCAGCCAATGTTTACACTACAGCTGGTAACCCGGTTACGACTGCAGCAGCGAATGCGACCCTAGATGTTATTCAAAATGAGCATCTTTTAGAGCGTTCACAACGACTTGGCAAAAAAGCAGCTGAATTCTTTAAGCTTGAACAGCAAAAATATCCTTTTGTGGGTGATGTTCGAATGTATGGACTGGATGGTGGTATTGATATCATTGATCCAGTTACGGGAAAAGGTGATACAGAAGCAACAACCAAACTAATGTACCGCATCTTTGAACTAGGAGCAATTATCATTAGTTTGCGGGGGAGTATTCTTCGTTTCCAACCACCATTAGTTATTACAGAAAAAGAATTAGATCAAGCTTTTGCGATGATTGATCAAGCATTCGCGGAATTAGCCGCTGGTAAATTAGCTGCTCCCGCAAATGCAGAAGAGTTAGGTTGGTAACTCTTGCAATTTAAGACCATCTTCGGGTATACTTTAAGCGCCATCTTAGCTCAGCTAGGTAGAGTACATCCATGGTAAGGATGAGGTCGGCGGTTCGAACCCGCTAGATGGCTTAAAATGAACTAAGAAAAGAGATTTAGAAAAACAAATCGTTTTTCTAAATCTCTTTTCTTCTTTATAAGAATATGGACTTGCTAGTAATATAATTAGGATTGAAATTACAGCTATGTTAAAATCAAAATTATGTAGCATTAGCTTAATTGATAAATTGGAGGAAAAAAATGGAATTTATTGCAGTGTTGGCGGGGTTGTTGCTTGCAACCCAGATCGTAGCACACTTATGTCGTCGTGTTGAGATTCCAGAAGTGATTGGACAAATCCTGGTTGGAATCATTGCAGGACCCGCTGTTTTAGATTGGGTTCATTTAAATTCAATGATGAATGAATTTCAGGAAATTGGGGTTATTATCTTGATGTTCATCGCAGGATTGGAAAGCGACCTATCCTTGCTAAGAAAATACTTGAAGCCCGCTGTTGTTGTGGCGCTTTTGGGGGTAATTGTTCCCATTGTAATTATGGGACCGGTAAGTTATATGTTTGGCTTTACTAAGCTTGAATCACTGTTTATCGGGGTTATTTTTGCGACAACATCTGTTAGTATTTCAGTTGCAGTTTTACGTGAATTTAATCGCCTGGATAGCCGAGAAGGGGCAACGGTGCTTGGCGCAGCAGTTGCCGATGATATTATTGGTGTTATCTTGCTAAGTGTGATGATTAGTGTAATTAATGGGAGCAACAATAGTGGTCACGGTAATGGTCAGCCTTTAGGAATTGTCCTCTTGATGCAGTTAGTATTCTTTGGTGGTACTTACCTATTGATTCGTTGGTTAGCACCTTACTTGATTCATATGAGTGATCGCTTATTAACAGTTGCTTCAACATCAGTAACGGCGATGATTATCTGTTTAGGGATGGCCGCAATTGCTGATTATGTTGGGTTAAGTGGGGCGGTAGGCTCATTCTTTGCCGGAATTGCAGTGGCTAATACAAAGCATAAAGAAGTTGTTGACCGGAGTTTTATTCCGATTGGGTACGCAATGTTTATTCCGCTATTCTTTGTCAGCGTAGGGTTGAAC
This region includes:
- a CDS encoding cation:proton antiporter; protein product: MEFIAVLAGLLLATQIVAHLCRRVEIPEVIGQILVGIIAGPAVLDWVHLNSMMNEFQEIGVIILMFIAGLESDLSLLRKYLKPAVVVALLGVIVPIVIMGPVSYMFGFTKLESLFIGVIFATTSVSISVAVLREFNRLDSREGATVLGAAVADDIIGVILLSVMISVINGSNNSGHGNGQPLGIVLLMQLVFFGGTYLLIRWLAPYLIHMSDRLLTVASTSVTAMIICLGMAAIADYVGLSGAVGSFFAGIAVANTKHKEVVDRSFIPIGYAMFIPLFFVSVGLNMRFDNIGESFVFVIVMTILACLTKLLGCGAGAKLSGFSMPSSYVVGSGMIARGEMGLITAQIGYEAHLLSPMYYSDVITVIIIATVLAPFILKNALKQSANELE